The following proteins are co-located in the Gordonia polyisoprenivorans genome:
- a CDS encoding GlsB/YeaQ/YmgE family stress response membrane protein produces MLILAIIVFGMVIGALAQLLIGGKNMWNIDWGLAIVAGLVGSFVGGLLISLISGDGINFRPSGIIGSLIGALIVTGGWIWYKKRSAAS; encoded by the coding sequence GTGCTCATCTTGGCAATCATCGTGTTCGGAATGGTCATCGGCGCTCTCGCCCAACTGCTCATCGGCGGTAAGAACATGTGGAACATCGACTGGGGCCTCGCGATCGTCGCGGGTCTGGTCGGATCGTTCGTCGGTGGACTCCTGATCAGTCTGATCTCGGGTGACGGAATCAACTTCCGCCCCAGCGGCATCATCGGATCGCTCATCGGCGCATTGATCGTCACCGGCGGTTGGATCTGGTACAAGAAACGCTCTGCCGCTTCCTGA